From Thalassospira lucentensis, a single genomic window includes:
- a CDS encoding thiamine pyrophosphate-binding protein: MEKVERPVISETTGLWGSDLIAEMLRALDVEYVALNPGSSFRGLHDSLVNHLGNENPQMLLCLHEEHTVAIAHGWAKVTGRPMAAIVHANVGLMHATMSIYNAWCDRVPVMVFGATGPVDATERRPWIDWIHTSRDQAAIVRPYVKWDDQPASLSASLEAMIRGALIAKTAPMAPVYICFDVAVQEEAVTAPIKTPDPRRFKLPMSQGLLPDALAELHTRLKESRSPVFLMGRVSRSADDWAYRVALAEHFNARVLTDIKLGAAFPTDHSLHSGTPGFFLSPDGAKVLNEADLIVSFDWVDVAGTLKQAGAQAENAPLVQLSVDHQLHNGWSLDHQAAVRADLHIAAEPDIVIRTLCKEVGLTPQLKPQNLPAFSTGKLTDDLGPMDVDTLAAALGDGLKNEVVSLVRLPLSWGGDLWHFRHPLDYLGYDGGAGIASGPGMLVGAALALKGTDRLPVAVLGDGDYLMGVSAFWTAARYGIPFLAIIANNRSFYNDEIHQEKVAVSRERPVENKWIGQHIGGPDIDLAAMARAQGVKAIGPVTNARDLKSAIEVALEDVRQGNAVVIDARITPGYSKAMSAGMTRTADETAE, translated from the coding sequence ATGGAAAAGGTCGAGCGGCCTGTCATATCCGAGACAACAGGCTTGTGGGGGAGCGATCTGATCGCGGAGATGCTGCGTGCTCTCGATGTCGAATATGTAGCGCTTAATCCCGGTTCCAGTTTTCGTGGGCTGCATGACAGCCTTGTTAATCATCTGGGCAACGAAAATCCTCAAATGCTGTTGTGCCTTCATGAAGAACATACCGTCGCAATTGCACATGGCTGGGCGAAGGTAACCGGACGGCCTATGGCCGCGATTGTGCATGCAAATGTCGGTTTAATGCATGCGACAATGTCTATCTACAATGCCTGGTGTGACCGAGTCCCTGTTATGGTCTTTGGGGCAACCGGTCCTGTCGATGCGACGGAACGACGACCTTGGATAGATTGGATCCACACGTCGCGCGATCAGGCGGCGATTGTTCGGCCATATGTCAAATGGGATGATCAACCTGCATCGTTATCTGCTTCGCTTGAGGCCATGATTCGCGGCGCTTTAATTGCAAAAACAGCACCCATGGCTCCTGTGTATATTTGTTTTGATGTTGCAGTACAGGAAGAGGCTGTCACAGCCCCGATCAAGACACCCGATCCAAGGCGTTTTAAGTTGCCTATGTCACAGGGATTATTGCCCGACGCGCTTGCGGAACTTCACACGCGGCTAAAAGAGTCCCGGTCCCCAGTATTTCTTATGGGCCGAGTTTCTCGGTCTGCAGATGACTGGGCATACCGAGTGGCTTTGGCAGAGCATTTCAATGCTCGCGTTCTCACCGATATCAAACTGGGTGCGGCCTTTCCGACAGACCATTCTCTTCATTCCGGAACGCCAGGATTTTTCCTTTCCCCTGATGGTGCAAAAGTCCTCAACGAAGCTGATTTGATTGTCAGTTTTGACTGGGTAGACGTTGCGGGCACACTCAAACAGGCTGGCGCTCAGGCCGAGAATGCACCACTCGTTCAGCTATCGGTTGATCACCAACTTCACAATGGCTGGAGCCTTGATCATCAGGCCGCGGTTCGAGCTGATCTGCATATTGCGGCTGAGCCCGACATCGTCATACGTACACTATGTAAAGAGGTCGGTTTAACACCCCAATTGAAACCGCAGAACTTGCCGGCTTTCAGTACCGGAAAGTTGACAGATGATTTGGGACCTATGGATGTAGATACCCTTGCTGCGGCCCTCGGCGATGGGCTTAAAAACGAGGTTGTGTCTCTTGTTCGTCTGCCATTGAGTTGGGGCGGGGATTTGTGGCATTTCCGTCATCCACTTGACTATCTTGGCTATGACGGTGGCGCAGGTATTGCCTCAGGGCCGGGTATGCTGGTCGGGGCAGCACTGGCACTGAAGGGTACAGATCGGCTACCCGTTGCCGTGTTGGGGGATGGCGATTACCTTATGGGTGTTTCGGCCTTCTGGACCGCGGCCCGTTACGGTATCCCTTTCCTCGCGATCATTGCCAATAATCGATCTTTCTATAATGACGAAATCCATCAGGAAAAAGTTGCCGTCAGCCGTGAACGTCCAGTTGAAAACAAATGGATCGGTCAGCATATTGGAGGACCTGATATCGATCTTGCCGCCATGGCCCGCGCGCAAGGGGTAAAGGCCATTGGTCCCGTGACCAATGCGCGTGATTTGAAATCGGCAATTGAGGTGGCACTCGAGGATGTCAGACAGGGCAATGCTGTCGTTATCGATGCACGCATCACCCCGGGTTACAGCAAAGCAATGTCTGCGGGAATGACCCGCACGGCGGATGAAACAGCAGAGTAA
- a CDS encoding MarR family winged helix-turn-helix transcriptional regulator, with the protein MTDKENRVPNSRERLAHIIRLATRGFNRSLQIRLASHHVTFGQWIFLRILWEQEGLTQRELSEEAGLTEPTTHTALQRLEALGFLEKRTLAGNKRKQHVFLTKRGKELRIELEPLAVEVNEVALAGLSSSELDIIRKGMLLILDNLEEDERKAGEEGRKVPPTRIPT; encoded by the coding sequence ATGACCGATAAAGAAAACAGAGTTCCCAATTCGCGAGAGCGTCTTGCTCATATTATCCGGTTGGCAACTCGGGGTTTTAACCGGTCTTTGCAAATACGTTTGGCCTCTCATCATGTTACGTTCGGGCAGTGGATATTTTTACGCATCCTGTGGGAGCAGGAAGGTCTGACACAACGTGAGTTGAGTGAAGAAGCCGGATTAACTGAACCCACAACCCACACGGCTCTGCAGCGGCTTGAAGCGCTTGGTTTTCTTGAAAAAAGAACGCTAGCCGGAAACAAGCGAAAACAGCATGTGTTTCTGACCAAGCGTGGCAAAGAACTGCGCATCGAACTTGAACCGCTTGCCGTAGAGGTGAACGAGGTTGCGCTGGCAGGATTGTCATCTTCCGAGTTGGATATAATCCGTAAGGGGATGCTTCTGATTCTGGATAATCTTGAAGAGGATGAGCGAAAAGCAGGTGAAGAGGGGCGAAAGGTCCCTCCTACCCGCATTCCGACTTAA
- the nadC gene encoding carboxylating nicotinate-nucleotide diphosphorylase, protein MTNTIAKTSAVMPSLPHILIEEGVRAALKEDLGRAGDLTTDATIGPDLSAKVSLVSREAGRLCGVDFARSSFALAGAGLAFEAFKKDGDVLAPGDEIARVTGNARAILSSERVALNYLCHLSGIATTTAKFADLIAHTKARICCTRKTTPGLRAFEKYAVRCGGGANHRFGLDDAVLIKDNHIAVCGSITNAIEAARNYVGHLVVIEIEVDTLIQLEEALAAGASTVLVDNFGINGLKEAVALNAGRARIEASGGINIDTIKDVAETGVDYISSSKITISAPTLDIGLDVTLG, encoded by the coding sequence ATGACCAATACCATCGCAAAAACATCTGCAGTCATGCCCTCCTTGCCGCACATTCTGATCGAGGAAGGCGTTCGCGCCGCCCTTAAGGAGGATCTTGGACGCGCCGGCGACCTGACCACGGATGCAACAATTGGTCCTGATCTCAGTGCAAAAGTATCTTTGGTCTCGCGTGAAGCCGGGCGTTTATGTGGTGTCGATTTCGCACGAAGTTCCTTTGCACTTGCCGGTGCGGGGCTGGCGTTTGAGGCATTCAAGAAGGATGGAGATGTTCTGGCCCCGGGTGATGAAATCGCCCGGGTGACCGGCAATGCACGTGCCATACTGTCATCGGAACGCGTTGCGCTAAACTACCTGTGCCATCTGTCAGGCATCGCAACGACAACCGCAAAGTTCGCAGATCTAATTGCTCATACAAAGGCACGCATTTGCTGTACGCGGAAAACCACACCGGGCCTGCGCGCATTTGAAAAGTATGCGGTGCGCTGTGGGGGCGGTGCCAACCATCGCTTTGGTCTTGATGATGCCGTCCTGATCAAAGACAACCACATTGCCGTTTGCGGATCTATCACCAACGCAATTGAAGCTGCCCGCAATTATGTCGGCCATCTTGTCGTAATCGAGATCGAAGTCGACACGCTGATACAGCTTGAAGAAGCCCTTGCAGCGGGCGCATCAACGGTGCTGGTTGATAATTTCGGCATCAACGGTCTGAAAGAGGCGGTTGCCCTTAATGCCGGCCGTGCGCGGATCGAAGCATCCGGTGGCATCAATATCGACACCATCAAGGACGTTGCTGAAACCGGGGTTGATTATATCTCAAGCTCGAAAATCACGATCTCGGCACCAACCCTTGATATTGGCCTCGACGTAACACTGGGATAG
- a CDS encoding ABC transporter substrate-binding protein yields the protein MSNLTLSLAYGDYDRTRPIFDGRVKIDGVDPVSMLLSPEEMFFRAFRNEDFDVSELSFSSYCVKLAREESHYVAIPVFLSRAFRHTSVYIRTDKGINSPEDLKGRRIGIAEYQLTANVWVRGILEDDYGVKPSDIHWVRGGMDTPGRPEKIKVDLPDDVKMTQAPDGATLNQMLMDGEIDGFIGPRWPKCFNEGHPHVGRLFTDSISAAEDHYKRTSIFPIMHVLGVRKSLAEQHPWLPGALLKAFSQSKKMALDALSDTSATKVTMPFVEDTLDRAKNLLGDDLWPYGVAPNRKVIETFLDYHYRQGLSPRKLSIDELFHPSTREVFSL from the coding sequence GTGAGTAATCTGACACTTTCACTTGCCTACGGAGACTATGATCGCACCAGGCCGATTTTTGATGGACGCGTCAAAATTGATGGCGTAGATCCCGTATCAATGCTGCTGTCCCCGGAAGAAATGTTCTTCCGGGCATTCCGTAACGAAGATTTCGATGTCAGCGAGCTTTCATTTTCGTCCTACTGCGTAAAACTCGCACGAGAAGAATCTCACTATGTGGCAATTCCGGTCTTCCTGTCGCGCGCCTTCCGCCACACGTCGGTTTACATCCGGACGGACAAAGGCATCAATAGCCCCGAAGACCTCAAAGGACGCCGCATCGGTATTGCGGAATATCAGCTGACGGCAAATGTCTGGGTGAGAGGCATTCTTGAGGATGACTATGGGGTAAAACCATCCGACATCCATTGGGTACGTGGTGGCATGGACACGCCGGGTCGGCCGGAAAAGATCAAGGTTGATCTGCCCGATGATGTCAAAATGACCCAGGCGCCAGACGGTGCGACGCTTAATCAGATGCTGATGGACGGTGAGATTGATGGTTTCATTGGTCCGCGTTGGCCAAAATGCTTTAACGAAGGTCACCCGCATGTCGGGCGCCTGTTCACTGACAGCATTTCAGCGGCAGAAGACCACTATAAACGTACATCGATCTTCCCGATCATGCATGTGTTGGGTGTCCGCAAAAGCTTGGCTGAGCAGCATCCATGGCTTCCCGGGGCGCTGCTTAAGGCGTTCTCGCAATCAAAGAAGATGGCGCTTGATGCGCTGAGCGACACGTCCGCGACGAAGGTCACGATGCCGTTTGTCGAAGACACGCTTGATCGCGCGAAAAACCTTCTGGGTGATGATCTTTGGCCCTATGGCGTTGCGCCAAACCGCAAAGTCATCGAGACGTTCCTTGACTATCACTACCGCCAAGGACTTTCACCGCGCAAACTTTCGATCGACGAGCTTTTCCACCCCTCCACGCGTGAGGTCTTCAGCCTATGA
- a CDS encoding Gfo/Idh/MocA family oxidoreductase has product MSSNSNQPKLEAPLRLGVIGLGRGFMLTLPSINADDRVQLVAACAPRESSRAAFEQEFGGRTYQNVEDICADPDVEAVYIATPHQMHVDHVEIAAKAGKHVLVEKPLAIHLEDGIKMVEACEKAGVQLIVGPSHSFDGAVMLAHKIIQSGDVGNVRMIHAMNYTDFLYRPRRPEELVTEEGGGVIFSQAVHQLDIVRLLGGGMMKTITAATGNWDPARPTEGAYSALATFEGGAFASLTYSGYAHFDSDVWQGWVGELGYPKDPESYGQARKALTKVSSPEEESALKSGRTYGETPARPPAPNHEHFGPIIVSCDGGDLRITPNGVWLHGHFEQKYIPAPLEMGPRAGVNSALIKAVRFNAPPSQTGRWGLATLEACHAILQSAEAAAPVKLLHQIQTQKTNIGGNS; this is encoded by the coding sequence TTGTCATCGAACTCTAATCAGCCGAAGCTTGAGGCGCCCTTGCGCCTTGGCGTCATCGGGCTTGGTCGCGGGTTCATGCTGACATTGCCAAGCATCAATGCAGATGATCGGGTGCAACTTGTTGCGGCATGCGCACCGCGGGAATCTTCACGTGCGGCGTTCGAGCAGGAGTTTGGCGGGCGCACCTATCAGAACGTCGAGGATATTTGCGCCGATCCGGACGTCGAAGCCGTCTATATCGCCACACCGCATCAAATGCATGTCGATCACGTGGAAATTGCTGCGAAAGCCGGAAAGCATGTTTTGGTTGAGAAGCCACTTGCGATCCATCTTGAAGACGGCATCAAAATGGTCGAAGCCTGTGAGAAAGCGGGCGTGCAACTGATTGTGGGCCCCAGCCACAGCTTTGATGGGGCTGTAATGTTGGCCCATAAGATCATTCAGTCTGGCGATGTCGGCAACGTCCGCATGATTCATGCAATGAACTATACCGACTTCCTATATCGTCCGCGTCGACCGGAGGAACTCGTCACAGAAGAAGGCGGCGGAGTGATTTTCAGTCAGGCTGTCCACCAGCTTGATATTGTTAGGCTTCTGGGTGGCGGCATGATGAAAACCATCACTGCGGCCACCGGGAACTGGGATCCGGCCCGCCCGACTGAAGGCGCATATAGCGCATTGGCTACATTTGAAGGCGGTGCCTTTGCCTCTTTGACCTATTCGGGCTACGCGCATTTTGATTCCGATGTATGGCAAGGCTGGGTTGGCGAACTTGGCTATCCGAAGGACCCTGAAAGCTACGGTCAAGCCCGCAAAGCCTTGACCAAGGTTTCAAGCCCGGAAGAAGAATCCGCCCTGAAATCCGGTCGAACATATGGCGAAACCCCGGCACGACCACCCGCGCCAAACCACGAACATTTTGGCCCGATCATTGTCTCGTGTGACGGCGGCGATCTGCGGATTACGCCCAACGGGGTTTGGCTGCACGGCCATTTCGAACAGAAATACATTCCTGCACCGCTGGAGATGGGCCCACGCGCCGGCGTTAACTCCGCCTTGATTAAAGCTGTCCGCTTTAACGCTCCGCCATCACAAACCGGGCGCTGGGGCCTTGCCACGCTTGAAGCGTGCCACGCGATTTTGCAATCCGCAGAAGCGGCAGCACCGGTCAAGCTGCTTCATCAAATACAGACACAAAAAACAAATATTGGAGGAAACTCGTGA
- a CDS encoding PDR/VanB family oxidoreductase, which produces MAEHNVNSPPLCFLRYQRINITSLQASSDLTRIIRYLIYSSKLLREEKMSTELESIKMRVEARRQLTPYICEFTLSPVDEIELPAFAPGSHITVETPSGAMRRYSLVNDGEFPETYVIAVKREPESRGGSSSMHESATEGSEITIQAPENSFALKNAPKYLLIAGGIGVTPIYAMANHLSAQGKPFEMIYCTRSAEETAYLDDIKNAFGSRVKFHHDNGDLNQVYDFWDHFEEPGAGHVYCCGPSPLMEEIKAISGHWPEGRVHFEDFKAVDAVREDDKPFEVKVANLDTTITVPADRSVLEALRDNGIKTVSSCESGTCGTCRCKLIEGDVDHRDMVLMDEEKDSQIMICVSRAREGNLVIEL; this is translated from the coding sequence ATGGCTGAGCATAACGTGAACTCTCCTCCTTTGTGTTTTCTTAGATATCAAAGAATCAATATCACATCATTACAGGCATCTAGTGACTTGACAAGAATTATTAGATATCTAATTTATTCATCAAAGTTACTTCGGGAGGAAAAAATGTCAACAGAATTAGAAAGCATAAAAATGCGCGTAGAGGCACGGCGTCAGCTAACGCCTTATATTTGCGAGTTTACGCTTTCCCCCGTGGATGAGATCGAACTCCCTGCCTTTGCGCCGGGATCGCATATCACCGTCGAAACGCCATCCGGCGCGATGCGCCGCTATTCGCTTGTTAATGATGGGGAATTTCCGGAAACCTACGTGATTGCCGTGAAACGCGAGCCTGAATCGCGTGGCGGATCATCCTCAATGCACGAGTCAGCTACTGAAGGTAGCGAGATTACAATTCAGGCACCCGAGAACTCGTTCGCACTCAAAAATGCACCGAAATATTTGCTGATTGCAGGCGGAATCGGGGTCACTCCAATTTACGCAATGGCCAATCACCTGTCTGCGCAGGGCAAGCCGTTCGAGATGATCTACTGCACCCGATCTGCCGAGGAAACTGCATATCTGGATGATATCAAAAACGCATTCGGATCACGCGTTAAGTTTCATCACGACAATGGCGATCTCAATCAGGTTTATGATTTCTGGGATCACTTCGAAGAGCCCGGTGCCGGGCATGTCTATTGCTGCGGTCCATCCCCCTTGATGGAAGAAATCAAAGCCATCTCAGGCCATTGGCCGGAAGGGCGTGTGCATTTCGAAGACTTCAAAGCCGTCGATGCCGTGCGCGAAGACGATAAACCGTTTGAAGTGAAAGTCGCCAATCTCGATACCACCATCACGGTTCCTGCTGACAGGTCCGTTCTCGAAGCACTTCGTGATAATGGCATCAAAACGGTAAGCTCTTGTGAAAGCGGCACCTGTGGCACTTGCCGCTGCAAGCTGATCGAAGGGGATGTTGACCATCGCGACATGGTCCTGATGGATGAAGAAAAAGACAGCCAGATCATGATTTGTGTCTCCCGCGCAAGGGAGGGAAATCTTGTCATCGAACTCTAA
- a CDS encoding Rieske 2Fe-2S domain-containing protein, with protein MLSHEENDLLTRVSGDAPMGKLMRQHWTPVCLIEEVAEADGKPLLVEAIGNRYVAFRDSNGKLGLLDELCPHRRASLVFGRNEDCGLRCLYHGWKFDVEGNCVAMSSEPEGSPLHEKVKHKSYKTVEWGGFVWAWLGEEEDMYPFSPPAFAPTEDTQVSILKIRIPANWAQITEGQIDSAHSSSLHSSDMKPARVEGASADDQAWYRPSTDKSPRMQTQTTSYGFHYAAIRKPIKNPSTHNYLRITEYIAPYTSLIPPNNNYNVASVIVPIDDETTHFHFIAWGGKACPTTEEWRKFNHAQKGIHLDDRWVSQRQLHNNFLQDRQAMKLGSFTGVKGIPNQDIVMWVSMGAIVDRSVDILGASDLAIVEFRRLMVDAARKVAAGGDAIGTVEPRIPHADIASREGVYPQTVDWRTLVEEKSVAAE; from the coding sequence ATGCTCAGCCATGAAGAGAATGACCTGTTAACCCGCGTCTCGGGTGATGCGCCAATGGGGAAGCTGATGCGCCAGCACTGGACGCCGGTTTGCCTCATTGAAGAAGTTGCCGAAGCGGATGGCAAACCGCTGCTGGTGGAGGCGATTGGCAATCGCTATGTCGCCTTTCGGGATTCAAACGGAAAGCTTGGTCTTCTTGATGAGCTCTGCCCGCACAGACGTGCATCTCTGGTTTTTGGTCGTAACGAAGATTGCGGACTGCGGTGCCTCTATCACGGCTGGAAGTTCGATGTTGAAGGCAACTGTGTTGCCATGTCGTCCGAACCCGAAGGCAGTCCGCTACATGAGAAGGTAAAGCACAAGTCTTACAAGACCGTCGAATGGGGGGGCTTTGTTTGGGCATGGCTTGGCGAAGAAGAAGACATGTATCCGTTTTCGCCACCTGCATTTGCCCCGACCGAAGATACCCAGGTTTCAATCCTGAAAATCAGGATTCCGGCCAACTGGGCGCAGATTACCGAAGGGCAGATCGATTCCGCACATTCGTCCAGTTTGCATTCATCGGATATGAAGCCGGCCCGCGTTGAAGGCGCTTCCGCGGATGATCAGGCATGGTACCGCCCTTCGACGGATAAATCTCCGCGCATGCAGACCCAAACGACCAGCTACGGCTTCCACTATGCTGCGATCCGTAAGCCGATCAAAAATCCTAGTACCCATAACTATCTTCGTATTACCGAGTATATTGCACCCTATACATCTCTGATCCCGCCGAATAACAATTATAATGTTGCGAGTGTTATCGTTCCTATTGACGATGAAACCACTCATTTCCATTTCATTGCCTGGGGTGGAAAGGCCTGTCCGACAACCGAAGAGTGGCGAAAATTCAATCACGCACAAAAAGGCATTCACCTTGATGATCGTTGGGTCTCCCAGCGTCAATTGCACAATAATTTCCTGCAGGATCGCCAGGCTATGAAGCTCGGGAGTTTCACGGGTGTTAAGGGTATTCCCAATCAGGATATTGTGATGTGGGTATCTATGGGTGCCATTGTTGATCGATCGGTAGATATTCTTGGGGCTTCCGATCTCGCGATTGTCGAGTTTCGCCGCTTGATGGTTGATGCAGCCAGAAAAGTTGCTGCCGGTGGCGATGCGATCGGTACCGTCGAGCCAAGAATTCCGCATGCAGACATCGCTTCGCGCGAGGGGGTCTATCCGCAGACAGTGGATTGGCGAACTCTTGTGGAAGAGAAAAGTGTCGCTGCCGAATAA
- a CDS encoding aldehyde dehydrogenase family protein: MKQVVAASAALGTLPNKLPQGVYYGGAWHRSSSQQIPVYSPSTGQEVAKVDSAGEEELEAAVKAATAGQKIWAKTIPLERSRVMREAASKIKEHKEELARLDALDSGNSLRGMLFDVDIAVTLMEFFAGLATEIKGETVPVGAGKVNYVVREPVGVVARIVPFNHPLMFACAKLAPPIMAGNSVIIKPSEETPLSSLKVAELIGGLFPPGVLNVLNGGPDLGAGLSTHPGIASVSVVGSAATGRAVMRQAADTLKHVSLELGGKNALVMFPDADVEKAVQSAVKGMNLPWTAGQSCGSTSRVFVHESLYDPVVDQLAAAFDAVKPGDPLSPSTEMGCLSTRGQYDKVRGYIEIAQNEGARMVAGGDVPEELSHGFFVRPTVFADVTPDMRIAQEEVFGPVLSVLKWSDYDSLIEAVNGVDYGLTASVWTRDISQAMRAVDDICAGYVWVNNSSDHFLGTPYGGMKQSGIGREECLGEMLSYTEQKNVNITFEA, encoded by the coding sequence ATGAAGCAGGTAGTCGCCGCTTCTGCAGCCCTGGGCACATTGCCCAACAAACTCCCCCAAGGGGTTTATTATGGTGGAGCTTGGCATAGAAGTTCTAGCCAGCAGATACCGGTTTATTCCCCATCGACCGGACAAGAAGTTGCCAAAGTTGACAGTGCCGGCGAGGAAGAACTTGAAGCCGCTGTAAAAGCTGCAACTGCAGGTCAGAAAATTTGGGCGAAGACGATCCCTTTGGAACGGTCGCGTGTTATGCGCGAAGCTGCAAGCAAGATCAAGGAGCACAAGGAAGAACTCGCGCGACTTGACGCTCTCGACAGCGGTAACTCGTTGCGGGGGATGCTGTTTGACGTGGATATCGCAGTTACCTTGATGGAATTCTTTGCGGGCTTGGCCACGGAGATTAAAGGTGAGACCGTCCCGGTTGGGGCGGGGAAAGTGAACTATGTTGTGCGAGAGCCTGTTGGTGTCGTGGCACGCATCGTCCCATTTAATCACCCGCTGATGTTCGCCTGCGCAAAGCTTGCGCCGCCAATCATGGCTGGCAACAGTGTGATCATCAAACCATCGGAAGAAACACCGCTTTCAAGCCTAAAGGTTGCCGAACTTATTGGCGGACTTTTCCCACCAGGCGTTTTGAATGTGCTGAATGGCGGCCCTGATCTGGGGGCAGGACTTTCAACCCATCCCGGTATCGCCAGCGTCAGCGTTGTCGGCAGTGCCGCAACCGGGCGTGCCGTCATGCGTCAGGCTGCCGATACACTTAAACATGTGTCATTGGAACTGGGCGGAAAGAACGCACTCGTCATGTTCCCGGATGCGGATGTTGAAAAGGCTGTTCAAAGCGCGGTCAAGGGCATGAACCTGCCATGGACAGCAGGACAGTCTTGTGGCTCGACCAGTCGGGTATTCGTCCATGAAAGCCTATATGATCCCGTCGTTGATCAGTTGGCCGCCGCATTTGATGCAGTAAAGCCGGGCGATCCACTCTCACCTAGTACCGAAATGGGCTGTCTCTCGACGCGCGGTCAGTATGACAAGGTCCGCGGTTACATAGAAATAGCGCAGAATGAAGGTGCCAGGATGGTGGCGGGCGGCGATGTACCCGAAGAGCTGTCTCATGGCTTCTTTGTTCGACCGACTGTATTTGCTGACGTCACCCCCGATATGCGCATTGCGCAAGAAGAAGTGTTCGGACCGGTGCTGAGCGTCCTCAAATGGAGTGACTATGACTCCCTGATCGAAGCGGTAAATGGGGTTGATTACGGGCTCACTGCCTCGGTTTGGACGCGCGATATCTCACAAGCTATGCGTGCAGTTGATGACATTTGCGCCGGGTATGTCTGGGTCAACAATTCCAGCGACCATTTCCTTGGCACACCGTATGGCGGGATGAAGCAATCCGGCATCGGACGCGAAGAATGCTTGGGCGAGATGCTGTCTTACACCGAGCAAAAGAACGTCAATATCACTTTCGAGGCCTGA
- a CDS encoding TAXI family TRAP transporter solute-binding subunit has protein sequence MRLLTLAAAIGLAFGVNTAQAEPVNLTLSGGNPGGLWSLLGAGIDRAVKQSDPNSVVTYQATGGGFANIGLLGANRTDTGLVHNAEVKIALAGEEPFKAPVNNMRAIGYMYNWAPMHFFLAKSIADEYNIDSLDDLATAKAPVRIGVNRSGNITSNVALFMLEQAGLTTEAVEANGGRIVQAGANDQAELLKDGRIDIVTNGVFVLHSSFRAIDENNEVIVLDIPQNVIDATNARFGTQTYTIPGGSYSNQPNDVETSALGALLVATDQMEEETAYDLTKALIANVDEIKAVHGSMKALTPELMADQDVLPFHPGAERAYREAGLLK, from the coding sequence ATGAGGCTTTTGACTCTTGCCGCGGCTATTGGACTGGCCTTCGGCGTTAACACTGCACAGGCTGAACCGGTAAACCTGACGCTCTCAGGTGGCAATCCGGGTGGCTTGTGGTCCCTTCTCGGCGCAGGTATCGACCGTGCCGTAAAACAATCAGACCCAAATTCCGTTGTAACATATCAGGCAACTGGTGGTGGATTTGCAAATATTGGTTTGCTGGGAGCAAACCGGACGGATACGGGATTAGTTCACAACGCTGAAGTGAAGATTGCTCTGGCAGGTGAAGAACCCTTCAAGGCTCCTGTAAACAACATGCGTGCAATTGGTTACATGTATAATTGGGCGCCGATGCATTTCTTCTTGGCGAAGTCGATTGCCGACGAATACAACATCGATAGCCTCGACGATCTTGCAACAGCAAAAGCACCGGTGCGTATTGGTGTAAACCGTTCGGGTAACATTACGTCCAACGTAGCGTTGTTCATGCTCGAACAAGCTGGGTTAACCACGGAAGCTGTTGAGGCAAATGGTGGACGCATTGTTCAGGCCGGGGCAAACGACCAGGCAGAACTGCTGAAGGATGGTCGTATCGACATTGTTACCAATGGTGTCTTTGTTCTTCATTCCTCATTCCGCGCAATTGACGAAAACAATGAAGTCATTGTCCTCGACATTCCCCAGAATGTAATTGATGCCACGAATGCCCGTTTCGGAACTCAAACTTATACAATCCCCGGAGGAAGTTATTCCAATCAGCCAAATGATGTCGAAACGTCGGCCCTTGGTGCTCTTCTGGTGGCGACGGATCAGATGGAGGAAGAAACTGCATATGACCTTACCAAGGCTTTGATTGCAAATGTTGACGAGATCAAGGCGGTTCACGGTTCTATGAAGGCGCTGACCCCGGAGCTTATGGCTGATCAGGATGTTCTGCCGTTCCATCCCGGTGCAGAACGGGCATATCGCGAGGCAGGACTTCTCAAATGA